The Vibrio sp. STUT-A11 region ATCGGCGTGGATTCGGGATCACAAATCTATCTAAAACAATACGATCATTATCATGGTTTTTATCAATTTGTAACGTTTGATAGATACAAAGGCCCTATAATAAATTATTTCACGGATCGAAAATAATTGGTTGAGTCTGTTATGGGATATTCTGTTTCAAGTTTATTAATAAACCGAAAAGTGAGCTTATTGTCTTCAATTGGTGTGGACGTTGACTCTATTATTTCGCAGTGCAATATTAATAAACTAAATTTAACCAATCCTAATGGAAGAATTCCTTATCAACAGAGCAAAGAATTTATTATTAAAACATCTGAATATAACCGTCATATTTATAAAGATTACTCATCTGTTACGGGTTTATATGACTTGTTTCCTCAGTTATTTAATTTATCTTTAAATGAATCAAATGCCGTTAACGCTATTGATAGCTTTTTAAAATACAGATTCATTATTGGCGATAGCGACCATTGTCACATGGATGTTGTCGATGACAAAATTTGCATTGAGTACAGCAATACAGATCCTGCTGCACCTATGAACGGTTCTGTGGGGCACTTCCTTTTGATTCGTGACATCCTGAACAAGTACGTCGATGATATTGAATGCAGTATTATGTTCGACAGTTCAATCAAGTTAGGCAAAAACTTTACCAACGATCAATTTGAATCGAACTGTCTATTTGGCCAAAATAAAAATCAAATGATCATAAAGTCATCTTCTTTGTTCGAAAAAAATAATTCGTTCAATGAGTATTTACATGGATTACAAGAAAATAATATTGAACAGCTTCGTAAGCAAATTCAAATTACTCATGGTTTTTCAAACGTGGTTAAGGAAATCATTAAAAGCTTAATTGAAGATAAATATTTCATAAATGATTTATCACTTCTAGAAGAGGTTTGCCATAAAGTTGGCGTGAGCCGATGGACGTTAAATAGAAAATTAAATGCAGAAAAAACCTCTTTTAGTGAATTAGAAAAAGACATCAAGATGGAGAAAGCTTGTTTATTATTGGGAAGTACAAATAAGTCAATAAATGAAATTAGCGAGTTATGTGGTTTCTCGTCACAGTCTAACTTTACAAAATTTATGCGTAAAAACCACGACATGTCTCCTATACAGTACCGTAAAGCCTATTCAAGTTAACTCCATTCCACTCCCATTTTCGTTTTAATGGTTATCGATCATCCAGACGGCGGCTTCTAAGCGCGAGCTGACATTCAACTTCTTTAAGAGATTTTTGACATGGACTTTTACCGTCGAGTCGGTGATTTTCAGTTGATGAGCAATGAGTTTATTACTCATGCCTTTGGATATCAGCGATAAGATTTCAAGTTCTCGATTGGTGAGGGTTTTTAGTGGGCTTTCTTGCGCGTGCTTTTTTGGTTTACTGCTCGATTGAAGAAGGACTTTGGTCAGTCGATCAGACAAGGCGAGTTGTCCCAATACCGCTTGTTTTATATTAGATACGATGTCTTCCGGCTCCATGTCTTTTAACAGGTAACCATCTGCACCGCTTGATATGGCATTGAGAACATCATCTTCGTTGTCAGATACGGTTAGCATCACAACACGGGAAGTGACGCCTTTTTCTCTCATTTGTCGGACGGTTTCTAATCCGTCTATTCCTTGCATGTTTAGATCAAGAATGATTAGGTCCGGGTCGTGCTGAACCGCACCTTCAACGGCATCTGTACCGTTGTTGTACTCACAAATTACTTGCAAGCCTTCCTCTAGGGCAATCAGTTGTCGTAAGCCACTGCGAAATAGTGGGTGGTCGTCGACCAACATTATAGTTGCTTCTTCTAAGCTCACCGTTAACTCCTTTAACGCTTCTTAGTACTTTATCATCATGATTTAGAGTCACTAAATCTACAATTATTTTTCGCGCCGGAAAAATATTCCCTTACCTGTAGCGTCTAATTGGGTGTTAAGCGCAGTAAAAGCAGCCCTTCAATGACTGCAACGGAACAAGCGATCAAAGCAAAGGACTTCCAAAATAAAATCGGGTTACGTTTCAGTAGCGGTTTGTTGCTTACCCCGTTTAATAGTTGGGTATTCGGGGTAAACAGGTCTGCAACGAAGTCTCCAAGTGCCTTATAACGGTTGTTGGGGAATTCTGATGTTGCCTTTTTAAATGCGAGGTCAACCCAAAGCGGGACATCTTCGCGATATTCTTTAATGGTATGATATTGCCATTTGACATGTCTGGCTTGCTGCAACGTTTGCTGAGAATGTTCTTTATACGGGAGATGCCCAGTGAGCATTTCGTAGCCAATTATACCGATGGAAAACAGATCAGAGAGTGTACTCGCTTGCCCGGTATTAATGTACTCAGGCGCGGTATAATTAACGGAGCCAAGTGGGAAGGTGACGTTTTCTTCCGTTTGCATTTCGCTGAGGCCTTTCACTTCAACGGCACCAAAGTCGATGATTTTCACTTCCTGATTTTTCGTGATCATAATATTTTCGGGTTTAAGATCACGGTGAACCATGTCTGCACGCTGGAAAACCCGTACTGCTTTTACGATGCCATCCAGTATCTCACGCACCGTATCGAGCTGTGGGCTGGGGTGATCATGCATCCATTGACGCAAAGTTATTCCTTCAATGTGTTCGCAGACTTGATAGAGAAATTTTGAGTGCCTTGGCCTTGGAAACATTTTCATTACGCGCGGACTGTCCAGTTGAGTCGCTATCCAATATTCATTGGCAAACCGCTTTAGCGTCTCAGGGTCATCACTGTAATTCAGTGATGGTGCTTTAATAATGACATTGCCGCCTTTTTGTTTATCTAAAGCGAGATAAACGTGACTGCGTGATCCTTCGTATAGGGTTTTTAGTATTTCAAAATGATCCAGGTTCTGACCTTGTTTTAATGCTGGTGGAATGTTGTTGGCGAGTAAGGCTGTTTGATGTTCAATTAAGTTAAAGCTTGGTAATTCAACCACTTTCAATACGATACAGCTTGTATTGTCAGTGCTTCCTTTTAATAATGCCGTGTCGCATAGGTCTTGAGCCAGCTCGTCGCAAGAGTCTATGGTGTTAACTCGACGTTTGATTTCATCATGCGTTAAGGTCTCATGCACGCCGTCTGTGGTTAAAATTAATTTATCGTTTTCTTCGAGTGACAATGTCTGAAAATCAATCTCGACTTTTTCATCCATACCAAGGGCCCGAGTCAGATAACTCTGGTGGCCAAAATTAGTGCGCTGATGATCGCGGGTTAGAAGAGTGAGGTTGTTGTCTCTATAAAGATAAACTCTGCTATCACCAACATGAAAGATATGACAGGTATTGGATTTAATCACAATGGTGCTGAAAGTCGTCACCATACCGTTATGGTAAAGATGATCTTTGCCCTGAGTATAAAGCCAGCTGTTTAAACTGGTGAGTAATTCACTGACGGAGCGCTTAATGCTCCAACTTGATGGAGTAGCATAGTAGTCCGTCACAAATTGAGTGGTAGCAGTCTGGCTGGCTTGTTGAGCCTGGTTACTGCAACTCACACCATCCGCGATACAAGCCACAACCCCTTTGTAAGCGAGTTCATCGCGAGTGTTGGGGTATTTGACGATAAAAGCGTCTTGGTTTTCTGCTCTTTTACCGGTTAAAGAGCACCCAGAAAATTCGATATGTTGCTTCTCTTGAGCTGACTTTTCTTGAACTAACATTGGGTCTTCCCTGCCGCATTTCCCAGAATAAAAAGGAACAAGAACAAAAGCTCAACCATCGATGGTCGAGCTTTTGAACGATATTGAAACAGTAACAACCTAGTGCATATAAGTTAGTAAAGCTCAATATCTCCCGATAAACCTTATTTATATCAAACTTATTTATAAAACCCTTCTCTCTATAAACTTTAGCTAGATACGTCGATAAGTGTCACACTGCCATCTTCGTTAACTTCTGCAATTTTACCTGATGGCTCTTCCATAAACAGCAGAGCAACGAAACCAACGACTGCCGTCGCTGCGATTACGTAGAAGAACGTTTGGTAAGATACGAAAGATAAAATAGTCAGGTAAGTCACTGCGCCAACATTACCGTAAGCTCCTGTCATCCCCGCAATCTGTCCAGTCATGCGACGCTTGATAAGAGGAACGGTTGCAAATACAGCCCCTTCGCCTGCTTGAACAAAGAATGAACATGCCATTGCAGCGGCTACTGCTACCCATACTGGCCAACTTTCGTTTACTTGTCCCATCAGGAAGTAACCCACAGCAAGACCAGCCGTTAGGATGAGTAGTGTTAGCTTACGGCCAAACTTATCTGAAATTAAACCACCGCCAGGACGAGACATCAGGTTCATGAAGGCGTAAGCCGAAGCTACCATACCTGCGACGACAGGGGACAATTCAAAGGTTTCTGAAAAGAACAGTGGCAACATTGAAATCACGGCGAGCTCAGAGCCAAACGTTGCAAAGTACAGAACGTTAAGAACCGCAACTTGTTTGAATTTGTACTGATGAATAGGTTCTACTGGCTTTGTGAAAATCGTTTTGTTGACTTTCCAAACCTGATTCGCGTCGATAATGTAAAGCACCACGAGTCCCGCGTAGATTGCGTTTACCATCCAATGGTCGAGCATGTTGATGTTGCTAGGAGATAATTTCCACGCAAGCAGTGCAAGTACGGCGTACATAGGCACTTTCATCGCCAGTAGGAAAAAGAAATCGCCTTTCGATGTCACTTCCATCGCTGACAAGTGTTTTGGTCGGAAATAGGTGGCTCCCTTTGGCGTATCTGATACGTTTTTGTAAAAAATAACCGAGAATAGAAGGCTCATCACACCCGTTAGAGCGGTAGCGTAGCGCCATCCGTCGTCACCGCCGAAGACTAATGCTAGCGTTGGTAGGGTAAATGCTGCTGCGGCCGAACCGAAGTTACCCCAGCCACCGTAAATGCCTTCTGCAGTACCAAGTTGGTTGTGTGGGAACCATTCAGACACCAGACGAATGCCGATAACAAAGCCAGCACCGATAAA contains the following coding sequences:
- a CDS encoding AraC family transcriptional regulator, with protein sequence MGYSVSSLLINRKVSLLSSIGVDVDSIISQCNINKLNLTNPNGRIPYQQSKEFIIKTSEYNRHIYKDYSSVTGLYDLFPQLFNLSLNESNAVNAIDSFLKYRFIIGDSDHCHMDVVDDKICIEYSNTDPAAPMNGSVGHFLLIRDILNKYVDDIECSIMFDSSIKLGKNFTNDQFESNCLFGQNKNQMIIKSSSLFEKNNSFNEYLHGLQENNIEQLRKQIQITHGFSNVVKEIIKSLIEDKYFINDLSLLEEVCHKVGVSRWTLNRKLNAEKTSFSELEKDIKMEKACLLLGSTNKSINEISELCGFSSQSNFTKFMRKNHDMSPIQYRKAYSS
- the narL gene encoding two-component system response regulator NarL; translated protein: MSLEEATIMLVDDHPLFRSGLRQLIALEEGLQVICEYNNGTDAVEGAVQHDPDLIILDLNMQGIDGLETVRQMREKGVTSRVVMLTVSDNEDDVLNAISSGADGYLLKDMEPEDIVSNIKQAVLGQLALSDRLTKVLLQSSSKPKKHAQESPLKTLTNRELEILSLISKGMSNKLIAHQLKITDSTVKVHVKNLLKKLNVSSRLEAAVWMIDNH
- a CDS encoding bifunctional protein-serine/threonine kinase/phosphatase gives rise to the protein MLVQEKSAQEKQHIEFSGCSLTGKRAENQDAFIVKYPNTRDELAYKGVVACIADGVSCSNQAQQASQTATTQFVTDYYATPSSWSIKRSVSELLTSLNSWLYTQGKDHLYHNGMVTTFSTIVIKSNTCHIFHVGDSRVYLYRDNNLTLLTRDHQRTNFGHQSYLTRALGMDEKVEIDFQTLSLEENDKLILTTDGVHETLTHDEIKRRVNTIDSCDELAQDLCDTALLKGSTDNTSCIVLKVVELPSFNLIEHQTALLANNIPPALKQGQNLDHFEILKTLYEGSRSHVYLALDKQKGGNVIIKAPSLNYSDDPETLKRFANEYWIATQLDSPRVMKMFPRPRHSKFLYQVCEHIEGITLRQWMHDHPSPQLDTVREILDGIVKAVRVFQRADMVHRDLKPENIMITKNQEVKIIDFGAVEVKGLSEMQTEENVTFPLGSVNYTAPEYINTGQASTLSDLFSIGIIGYEMLTGHLPYKEHSQQTLQQARHVKWQYHTIKEYREDVPLWVDLAFKKATSEFPNNRYKALGDFVADLFTPNTQLLNGVSNKPLLKRNPILFWKSFALIACSVAVIEGLLLLRLTPN
- a CDS encoding NarK family nitrate/nitrite MFS transporter gives rise to the protein MESSKFTLFSFTGKMKILHLSWMAFFITFVVWFNFAPLLQMVKETLGLSTQEIKTLLILNVALTIPARVLIGMFTDRFGPRIVYSALLAVCSIPCFMFAFADSFIQAAIARFLLGFIGAGFVIGIRLVSEWFPHNQLGTAEGIYGGWGNFGSAAAAFTLPTLALVFGGDDGWRYATALTGVMSLLFSVIFYKNVSDTPKGATYFRPKHLSAMEVTSKGDFFFLLAMKVPMYAVLALLAWKLSPSNINMLDHWMVNAIYAGLVVLYIIDANQVWKVNKTIFTKPVEPIHQYKFKQVAVLNVLYFATFGSELAVISMLPLFFSETFELSPVVAGMVASAYAFMNLMSRPGGGLISDKFGRKLTLLILTAGLAVGYFLMGQVNESWPVWVAVAAAMACSFFVQAGEGAVFATVPLIKRRMTGQIAGMTGAYGNVGAVTYLTILSFVSYQTFFYVIAATAVVGFVALLFMEEPSGKIAEVNEDGSVTLIDVSS